The sequence TGTTTTCTAACTACAAAATAAGCATTATTTTTGCTTCAGCTTTATTAACCAATACTTGATTTTCTCATATTACCTTTGGGGATCTGGATTTGATCTTGAAAATATAGTTCAATATTGTGTTTATATTAGATTAGCTATGTATATTTTTTCCTCATAAAATGACATGTTTTGAGATCGTTAAATAGATGATTTCACTAACCATTTCCTGGTAAAATGCTTTTTTGAATatgacatgtaaaaaatgtttggGACCTCTTGGTGTTATTTGACcagctctttgtgtgtgtgtgtgtgtgtgtgcgtgtgtgtatggtTTCCATTACAATCTGGGTATGCTCCTGGGAGTGTGTCTCATATGAATGTCATTCATCAACTATCAGAGCAGAAGAAAGGTTGAGAACCTCTGCTCTAGGCTATTTCATATACTCCTGTGTGGTTAACTCTCTCCCACGTGTTGATGAATCTGAATCCTCACCCTTGATCCCTTCTCTGGAGCTACAGACTCATTTATTAAGCCACCCGTTGGGCGTCTTCATGTGGATGTCCTACAGGCCCCCAAAACCCATCACATCTGAAACTGAACCCATTTTCAATCCTATTCCCCAACCCAGCTGCTCCTTTTTCAGTGTTGTGCATTTTCGCTGGTTACGTCAACATTCACCCAGTCTGTTAAAAACGTTGAGGATAATATTCATTGTTTCCCAGATCAGTAGCCTAGTcctgtttattttgtcttctaagtATCTCTGAAAATGTTTTCTTCCTCATTGCCTTCACTTTAGTTCAACTGCTCATCGTTTCCTATTGGGACTCATTcataacctaaaccaaacccactgctgtcaagttgattccgactcatagcaaccctataagatagagtagaactgcctcatatggtttccaaggctttaaatctttatggaagtagactgccacatctttctcctgaggagtgggcTGCTGAATTCGAAccgtgacctttcggttagcagctgaggacttaaccactgcaccaccagggcttctatccaTAGCCATGCTGAAAACCCACTgctgacatcgagttgattcatagcccagtgtttctcaaatttcAGCATGCATCAGGATCACCTGGAGGACTCAGTAACACATGGATTGTTGGGTCTCAACTCCAGCTTTTGTGATTCAATGGGTCTAGAGATAGTGCCAGTTCCAAAAATTTGCACTTCTAACcagttccaggtgatgctgatgctgctggcccaCACACAACTTTTTGAGAACCACAGTCATAGCCTATTAATTGGCCTCCCTGCCACCAAGCCAATCAACCTTAGGATTTAACCTCCAGGTTGCTTACCAAAAATCGTTTTGAAAATGCAGGTCTTGTAGCTGCACAGCACATGTCTTATTTTTGTTCCATTGTGGATAAAACCTTTCTGCATTGTCCAGGGATGTCAGTGGTAGGTCAATCTGGCTATTGAAATCTCAGTCATAGTTCAATTTATAGTCTCAATTTCATGCCTTCATTCTTATCTACacctttaaaagattttttttttagcatttagcATTAGGGAGAAGGTAGATGTGTATGCTTATGTAAGAGTGGCTCACTGGTAGAAACAAAATTATGTGGCTGTGTTCAGGTCATTTTTTGCCAGCTTTCTGTCCTGGTGTCGTCATCTGCTCTTGCCCCTGGTAGTAGCAAACTATCAGCTGTTTTATGTGATATATTAAGTGACAAACAGGTATCCAGCTGGCTCCTAGTCTACAgccttttgatatctttttttttttttttttggaggagtgAGCAGTGCTATTTCCTTTCTTTACTCCCAGCAGGCTGCTTTGAAGCACACCAAATGCTGGCCCCTGCAGGATTGCGCTTTCTTCAATAAGGAGGTCAAGGGCAGGCCCTTGTTACTCAAAGTGTGATGGTAGGGCCGGTTGTTCTGCATCACTAGGGAGCTCCTTAGAAATGTAGAACCCCTACTGCCAACGACTACATTTCAATAAGATCCCTTGGTCATCAAATTTGGCaagtactgtcctatagggtcgctatgagttaaaatcgactcaatggccatgggtttggtttttagttttggcCTGGACCCCCAGGATGCCTAGAAATGCTTACCTCATCCTGATGCCATTTATCTGCTCATTCACAATGATGGTAATTTCCAGGAACTTTGATAGTCTGGCTTTTCTCATCGGTAAAATGGGGATACTATTACCTACCTTGTTGGATTATGCTGATGTATGTGAAATATCCAGCAAAGAACGTTGCATGTGGTGAGTGTTCTCTAAATGGTAGCCATTATTACTTTTGCATCTTTATCTCCTTGGATTTTAACATTAGCCTTTTGGAAATATTCATAAATATGTCACCCATCTCCCCCCATGAACCACTAACCTGCATCAGGGACCTCAGTgcctgaaaattaaacaacaacaagattGTGGTCAATTTATAATTAAGGAACGGCTTAATTTTCAATTAAATGGGGTAACTTTAGAAAACAGAGGTTGCTAGCTTTCGAGGTTTCTAGAAATGTAAGATCTTAATGCTTGTAACTTCTAAGTGGAAAGAATGAATTAAAAGATGCTCAGATCATAGTAAGGAGGAAAATATCAATCAAAAATGCAATGAGATATTACCATACCTGTTGGAAcggataaaattaaaaatataatactaagtgttggtaaggatgtggaacGACTGAAATTCTCTTATATTGCCAGTAGGGATGTAAGATAGTACAAACATTTTGTAAAATCTTTtagtagtttttaaaattaacaacaataaaaagggacaaaCTACTGATAACcacaacaatatggatgaatctcaaaaaaatCTTGAGCTGAAGAAGCCAGACCCAAGAGTACATGCAAAatgattccatgtatatgaaactccagaaaagaaagaacagtCTGTAGTGACAGAAAGTAGCTCAGGCATTGACTAGGGGTGAGGGTATAGAGGATATTGGCTAGAAGGGGGCACAAGGGAAATTTGAGGAGTGAAGGGAAAGTTCTGTATCTTCATTATGGTAGTAGTTgcatggtatatatatttttcaaaactcaCTGAAATATACTCTTagaatgaaccaaaaaaaaaaaccagacccattgctgttgagtcgattctgactcatagtgaccctataggacagaggagaaccgccccattgggtttccaaggaatgcctggtagatttgaactgctgacattttggttagcagctgtagctcctaaccactatgccatcaaggtTTCCCTTAAAATGGAGGCAGTgtgtaaatgtaaaatatacctcaataaagttcaTTAAACTAtgtaaaaaatgattttaaaaaattcctaaaacAAAGTGCCTTACTACTATTGGTGTCTGCCCATTGAAATTCTACCTTAAAAATTAAGTGAACTAAATTAGAGTTTAGTTCACTAAACCTAGGAGGCAGAAGAGCATACTGGTTAAAACATAGTTTTCAGAGTCAGATGTCCAGAGGAGTCGAGTCTGCATTTACTAgccagtgtgaccttgggcaaattactttatAATTCTTAAAGCCTCAATTTTGTCATTTAAATGGgactaaaattttttaataatacctcatagggttgacatgagaattaaataacagctatatataaaaaacatttcATGCTGAGCTTAGCATGTGGACTAATAatgataaattattattttccaATTCTAAAATGTATGTCTTTTCTACTGTATAACACATCACTATTCTTCTGTCTAGCTATCTTTCGCACTACAGTAGAATGTCTGGCCGAGATAGAACGCAAGGTAGGAAGAGAATTTCTAATTGTGACCTAGGCAAGAATTATGGATCAAGAATTCCACCAAAGCAAGAGGAAGAGCACACAATTTTACtttaattaaaatacatttaGACTCAGAGATCATGGCGCTGAAGTTGCTGACAGCTGCCCGTGACACTGTGAAGGCAATTTTTCGACCTACCATTCTCTGCCATCCTTGGAAAATTTTACTTGGCTATGAGACCTCTCTGAGGAGCATCTCTTATCATCCTCAGTTACCCATGCATGTTGGACATCAATTGGTTCCTCCATCAGCCAAGTATGGTGGGCGGCACACAGTGACTATGATTCCTGGGGATGGCATTGGGCCTGAACTTATGTCGCATGTGAAGTCTGTGTTCACACACTCATGTGTTCCTGTGGATTTTGAGGAGGTCCAGGTGCACTCCACTTGTAGTTTAGAGGACATTCACAATGCCATCTTCTCCATCCGTCGAAACGGTGTGGCACTAAAGGGCAACATTGCAACTGACCATAACCTGCCATTGACTCACGCATCCCTCAACAACATGCTTCGCACCTCCCTAGATCTCTTTGCCAGTGTCATCCATTGTAAGAGCCTGCCAAGTGTGGTCACCCGGCACAATGATGTAGACATCATTGTCATTCGGGAAAGTACAGAGGGTGAGTACACCAACCTGGAGCATGAGAGTGTGAATGGAGTGGTAGAGACCCTGAAGATCACTACTGAGACCAAGTCTTTGCGCATTGCTGAATATGCCTTCCAGCTGGCACAGGAGATGGGGCGCAAGAAAGTGACAGCTGTGCACAAGGCCAACATCATGAAACTGACAGATGGTCTCTTCCTCCAGTGCTGTGCTGAGGTGGCATCACACTATCCTCAGATCACCTTTGAGACCATGACTGTGGACTATACCACCATGCAGTTGGTAACCCAGCCCCAGCAGTTTGATGTCATGTTGATGCCTAATCTTTAcggcaatgttatccacaatatTTGCACAGGGTTGGTTGGGGGCGCAGGCCTTGTGCCTGGAGCCAACTATGGCCAACTGTATGCAGTGTTTGAGACAGGTACAAGGCAAACAGGCAAGTATATAGCCAAGAAGAATGTTGCTAACCCTACTGCTATACTTCTGGCAAGTTGTATTATGCTGGATTACCTTGAGCTCAGCTCCTATGCCACCTCCATTCGCAATGCGGTCTTGACATCCATGGACAACAAAGGTATCCATACACCAGACATTGGAGGATGTGGTACCACGTCGGAAATCATTCAAGACATCATGAATCGCATCCAGACCTAAAATGCTAAAGTGTCTTGAAGGCTAAGCTGTCCCCCAAATCCTCCCTGTCCCACTCTTTAGTCCCCTTCCTCCTGGCAACCCCTTCTAGCTTCGCTAGTGTAGACTCCAGAATAAACCAGCTACTGCCCCAATTTGAAAGGGCAGAAAGTGAATCAACACTGTTTTTTTCTATCAAATTAAAAGGCCATAAGCATGGCTTGTTTAAATGAGCCAAGACTATTGTATTGTAAATGAATTGAGGAGATTCTTCTCTCTTTTAAGCCACAGTTCATATTTCTCTGATAGGGCCCACTGAATAAATCAGATCTGTTTGTGGAGTGCTAGGGCTTTCCCAGAACCTGGCACACTGCTTTTCTCTTTATCTAGGTCATAAAAATTCAGCAAACTATCCTGCAGATAAGTCTGGCTTCTCtctggaggttgttaatgagttaatGAGTACAATAAACTTTGCCtacaatatgtgtattgtaaGTTTAATAATAAATAAGGTGTCATAAAGCTGAGCTAGTACAGAATGCTTCTACTCCCTCCTAGGTAATATCTTTTCCTGTGGTCTTGTTTATGACCTTTATGTTAGGAATTTTCTTGGGTGTTCTTTTTTCACACATGGATATCCCTGGCCACTGCAGCCCTCCTGGAAAGTGGATTCTTGGATTCCTTCCAGTTGGGCTCAAGAATCTAGAGATAAAATCCCCAGTTAACAGGCACTGGACTCATACTTTGCTGTACAAATAGAGCCCCGGACTGCAAACACCATGCTcagtgcttcatagccttttgtGGTTTACTTCCTTACACTCTCTCAACAAGAGTgcatataagaaaacaaaaagcactgGGCTAAATTAAGTGTTTACTGTCACCATTATAAGGAACCCTGGCAGTGCAGATagtttagtgctcagctgctaaccaaaaggatggtggtttaaacccacccagcagctctgtggaagagaggtctggagctctgcttccataaagattatagagtAGAAAAACCTAtgaaggtggagccaagatggtggaataaacatgcttccagtgagccctttTTATAACAAAGacgtgaaaaaacaagtgaaacgagtatatttatgacaagctaggagtcctgaacatcaaaggcaagcttagaaagtgaactgaggggcagggggaggaagagatggttcagaaacagagaggagttactggacctgattcctggggaaccctcaggcaccatccctgAGAGTggcagcggcaggctggtactagcgatCAACCCCAGTtacctcagagagaagcagccaaccacacagcctactcatgccTCCGAAGCCAGAGAAtaacggcgctctcagcaaaagctaagtacttgcgtctattttaccacccaccccacccccacaagcTGGCTACagcggctgacttccctgggcctgagagaggccctgttgagtgcctagagccatcctctcggCCTTGGAGgaagaataaatttgcaactggggagaaaagataatttgcctgcTGCGCTAACcggggggagctcaggatagaagtggctcctgtccaggcataagcaatccatggactttgagcaccttcccctcttcatggacctgtgtgggcctatttcaggagaataggccctcgttggcagactccaaccgtttcagctgtgcagtgcagaggtgggtgtttgatgactgacattactttgcctattaaacaggattttcacctacccacatcaggggcctaaggactggtagctccactgaggCCACCctgccacctgcaacaggggtcgaaggataactggtacctcccagttcttacaaccaaaaacattggacacccagggtccatctgcagaacccacccacctgtacactctagggagcatggacacgctttcctcagagacatggggGGACAATTCttggccccctgccttgttcagagtgtgacccccctgctgcaaccaaataccggtacctacaccaaccacccctgcccctataagactgtaggacagagcctgtaccatacccttgatgatcagctacctggacacctgagctgaattaatacaagaaaagtgaatggactcctagtctgatatacctgataacaattctagccatctggggacagaatGTCAGAAAtaatcaaaggcaaaaataatcaagctagctcactcaagaagcccatttgggcatatcaaaacaaaacaaagcaagaagctaccacacagtatgcaaacataaaataaactaatgcaataacttatagatggctcggagacaacagtcaatatcaaatcacataaagaaacagaccatgatcgcctcaacaggctctcaaaacgaagaaaccagggatcttctagatgaaagtgtcttcctggaattaccagaggcaaaatataaaagattaatgtacagaacccttcaagacatcaggaaggaaatgaggaaatacacagaacaagccaaggagcacacagataaagcaattgaagacattaaagagatttttcaggaacataaggaaaaatttaataagctggaaaaatccataggcagacagcaatcagaaattcagaagattaacaataaaattatagaattagacaactcaatagaaagtcagagaagcagatttgagcaagtagaaggcagaatttctgaacttgaagataaagcacttggcactaatatatttgaagaaaaatcagataaaagaattaaaaaaaatgaagaaaccttaggaatcatgtgggactctatcaagagaaataacctacaagtgattggagtaccagaacagggagggataacagaaaatacagagagaattgctaaagattggttggcagaaaatttccctgatatcgtgatagatgagaaggtatctatccaagatgctcattgaactccatgtaaggtagatgttaaaagaaagtaaccaagacatattataatcgaacttgccgaaaccaaggataaagagagaatttttataacggctagggataaatgaaaagtcatctacaaaggagagccggtaagaataagctcggactacttggcagaaataatgcaggcaagaaatcaacgggatgacttatataaaaaattgaaggaaaaaaattgccagccaagaaccatatatccagcaaaactgtctctcaaatatgaaggtgagattcggacatttccagataaacagaagtttagggaattcgtaaaaaccaaaccaaaacgaaaagaaatactaaagggagttctttggttacaatatcaataatatcaggtgttaacccaagactagaacagtggTTAGAATGATCAGAAGTGAatctagacagggaaatcaaaaaaatgaatcacgattaaaaaaacactcaaaatagggtaacagtgatgtcattatgtaaaagaagacaacattaaaacaataaagaggcactaagaaatgtagtcatagatcttccatatggagaggaagataaggcaatacaaagaaacaaaagttagatttaaatttagaaaaataggggtaaataataaggtaatcacaaaggagacaaactctcctacacatcaaaataaaatacaagaaaaaaataagagtctaagcagaaacaaaatcaatagcgaatatgaggaaaggacaatatataaagataatctactcaagcacataaaattaagtggaaaaagaaactgtcaacaacacacaagaagacatcaaaatgatagcacttttcatacctatccatcattatgctgaatgtaaatggactaaatgcaccaataaagagacagagagtggcagattggattaaaaaacaagatccatctatatgctccctaaaagagactcaccttagagttagagacacaaacaaactaaaactcaaaggatggaaaaaaatatgtcaagcaaacaacaatcaaagaagagcaggagcggcaatattaatttctgacaatatacaccaagaagatataatcatatgaaatgtttatgcacccaatgacagtgaaatagacagctccacaataatagtaggaggcttcaacacaccactttcggtgaagaacaggacatccagaaagaagctcaataaagacatggaagatctaaatgccatgattaaccaacttgacctcgtagacatatacagaacactccacgcaacagcaaccaagtatactttcttttctagtgcaacatggagcattctctagaatagaccacatactaggtcataaagcaagccttagcacattccaaaacactgaaatattacaaaacatcttctctgaccataaagctataaaagtagaaatcaataacagaaaaagcagggaaaagaaatcaaacacttggaaactgaacaatatcctgctcaaaaaaagactggattatagaagacattaaggatggaataaagaaattcgtagaatctaattaaaatgaaaacacttcctatcagaacctttgggacacagcaaaagatgtgctcagaagtcaatttatatcaataaatgcacacatccaaaaagaagaaagggccaaaatcagagaattatccctacaacttgaacaaatagaaaacaacaaaagaaatcctcaggcaccagaagaaaacaaatgataaaaattagagctgaactaaatgaaatagaaaacagaaaaacaattgaaagaattaacaagaccaaaagctggttttctgaaaaaatcaacaaaattgataaatcattggccaaaatgacaaaagaagaacaggagaggaagcaaataaccagaataagaaatgagatgggtgatatgacaacagacccaactgaaattgaaagaatcgtatcagattactatgaaaaagtgtactctaacaaatttgaaaacctagaagaaatggatgaattccaagaaacacactacctacctaaactaacacaaacagaggtagaacagctaaatagacccataacaaaagaacagattgaaaaggtaatcaaaaaactcccaacaagaaaagccctggaccagacggcttcactgcagagttctaccaaaccttcaaagaagacttaacaccactcctactaaaggtatttcagagcatagaaaaggatggaatacttccaaactcattctatgaagccaccatatccctgataccaaaaccaggtaaagatgccacaaaaaaagaaaattacagacctatatccctaatgaacacggatgcaaaaatcgtcaacaaaattctagccaatagaattcaacaacatatcaagaaaatacttcaccatgaccaagtgggattcaaaccaggtatgcagggatggttcagcattagagaaaccattaatgtaatccatcatataaataaaacaaaagacaagaatcatgattttatcaattgatgcagaaaaggcatttgatgaagttcaacacccattcatgataaaaattatcAGCAAAGTAGGAGTGGaatgaaaattccttaacataataaagggcatttatacaaagccaatagccaacatcatcctaaatggagagaccctgaaagcattccccttgagatcaggaacactacaaggatgccctttatcaccacttttattcaacattgtacttgatgtcctagccagagcaattagacaagataaagaaataaagggcatccagattggcaaggaagaagtaaaagtacctctatttgcagatgagatgatcttatacacagaatcctcaagaaaactactgaaactaatagaagagttcagcagagtattaggatacaagataaacatgcaaaaatcagttggattcctctacaccaacaaaaagaacatcgaagaggaaatcaccaaatcagtaccatttacagtagcccccaagaagataaaatacttaggaataagttttaccagagatgtaaaagacctatacaaagaaaactacaaaacacttctgcaggaaac comes from Elephas maximus indicus isolate mEleMax1 chromosome 7, mEleMax1 primary haplotype, whole genome shotgun sequence and encodes:
- the LOC126078856 gene encoding isocitrate dehydrogenase [NAD] subunit gamma, mitochondrial-like, which produces MALKLLTAARDTVKAIFRPTILCHPWKILLGYETSLRSISYHPQLPMHVGHQLVPPSAKYGGRHTVTMIPGDGIGPELMSHVKSVFTHSCVPVDFEEVQVHSTCSLEDIHNAIFSIRRNGVALKGNIATDHNLPLTHASLNNMLRTSLDLFASVIHCKSLPSVVTRHNDVDIIVIRESTEGEYTNLEHESVNGVVETLKITTETKSLRIAEYAFQLAQEMGRKKVTAVHKANIMKLTDGLFLQCCAEVASHYPQITFETMTVDYTTMQLVTQPQQFDVMLMPNLYGNVIHNICTGLVGGAGLVPGANYGQLYAVFETGTRQTGKYIAKKNVANPTAILLASCIMLDYLELSSYATSIRNAVLTSMDNKGIHTPDIGGCGTTSEIIQDIMNRIQT